The proteins below come from a single Dendropsophus ebraccatus isolate aDenEbr1 chromosome 15, aDenEbr1.pat, whole genome shotgun sequence genomic window:
- the RAB32 gene encoding ras-related protein Rab-32: protein MAGETAGGEAGAPERREHLFKVLVIGELGVGKTSIIKRYVHQLFSQHYRATIGVDFALKVINWDSRTLVRLQLWDIAGQERFGNMTRVYYKEAVGAFVVFDVTRGSTFEAITKWKSDLDNKVHLPGGGPIPAILLANKCDQKRENSTHSPSQMDNFCKENGFVSWFETSAKDNVNIDEAARCLVDNILANSKNFPVEENDVGSVQLDQEAMPAESKSQCC, encoded by the exons ATGGCCGGGGAGACGGCGGGCGGGGAGGCCGGGGCCCCGGAGCGCAGGGAGCATCTCTTCAAGGTGCTGGTGatcggggagctgggggtgggcaAGACCAGCATCATCAAGCGCTACGTGCACCAGCTCTTCTCCCAGCACTACCGGGCCACCATCGGGGTGGACTTCGCCCTCAAAGTCatcaactgggacagcaggaccCTGGTCAGACTGCAGCTCTGGGACATTGCCG GACAGGAAAGGTTTGGGAACATGACCAGAGTTTACTACAAAGAGGCAGTGGGAGCCTTTGTGGTGTTTGACGTAACCAGAGGTTCCACCTTTGAAGCCATAACTAAGTGGAAATCTGACCTGGATAACAAAGTTCACCTTCCAGGCGGTGGTCCCATACCGGCTATTCTTCTCGCCAATAAATGTGATCAAAAAAGGGAGAACAGCACACACAGCCCCTCTCAGATGGATAACTTCTGTAAAGAAAATGGTTTTGTTTCATGGTTTGAAACCTCTGCAAAG GATAATGTTAACATTGATGAAGCCGCACGATGCCTGGTAGACAACATACTTGCAAACTCCAAAAACTTTCCTGTAGAGGAAAACGATGTTGGCAGCGTCCAGCTGGACCAGGAAGCCATGCCTGCAGAGAGTAAATCCCAGTGCTGCTAA